One genomic window of Branchiostoma floridae strain S238N-H82 chromosome 4, Bfl_VNyyK, whole genome shotgun sequence includes the following:
- the LOC118413775 gene encoding uncharacterized protein LOC118413775: MNQHCRRSCDLCSHTTVTGAGGGTTAEDGPTAGTTPHASSTTWQGIVTTVASLDNSTMYKKGNTMCYYCEGTSRECMTGNGLGGHVIECQEEEACWVERIGEGFNVSYKRSCKPSCTDFWQYETCMIADEQAKMCKLCCTGDRCNTHILTDHNDPRAPARSGNSGAEGILASLGLVSILAVAMCAEILSLIT, from the exons ATGAACCAACACTGCCGAAGGAGCTGTGACCTCTGCAGCCACACGACAG TGACCGGCGCTGGTGGAGGTACCACAGCAGAGGACGGGCCTACAGCAGGGACAACTCCACACGCAAGCTCCACCACGTGGCAAGGTATCGTCACTACAGTCGCTTCTTTGGACAACTCCACAATGTACAAGAAAG GGAACACCATGTGTTACTACTGCGAGGGGACATCACGAGAGTGCATGACGGGAAACGGCCTTGGTGGACATGTCATCGAGTGCCAAGAGGAAGAAGCATGCTGG GTGGAGAGAATCGGAGAGGGATTCAACGTGTCGTACAAACGGAGCTGCAAGCCTTCATGCACCGATTTCTGGCAGTACGAGACCTGCATGATAGCCGACGAGCAGGCAAAG ATGTGCAAGCTGTGCTGCACGGGCGATAGGTGTAACACCCACATCCTGACGGACCACAACGACCCTCGGGCCCCCGCCCGAAGTGGCAACAGTGGTGCCGAGGGGATATTGGCGTCCCTCGGGCTTGTGTCTATCCTCGCTGTCGCAATGTGTGCGGAAATTCTCTCACTTATTACTTAG
- the LOC118413776 gene encoding uncharacterized protein LOC118413776 — protein MDKLNLLESKINGIHQEIQDLGIMDELLHEKEIAAQLYAASEQRIKNLHDTLQNRLQITINGTLEPVSLAQVWVETVLRQDSEGMNQALNNMHDMVMGTMTVFDGKSVVETMDALLRKRNHPNAAEKLKRICEYIIDLQLSGYVSWILALKQNGEMDRAKEVMNRADNKLSKQSCFIARFFYGWPAGTYGIPMPSGGCPGGSSKAFEDGHYEFKGHDSFHWSDHLYLNGSLSNNAVKQGVCIKTTSNNNEENWPKGSYCIYKHGNCPAGSMWGRLGFPGGSTTGVVPDGSVSGDGIKVEFCCRIDGFASNPIRLPARESLKLFRLGGECQQVDGADVRQGWIVYRGNGHRAGMTPDDDGDDDSHKLYYCSYRVPGSIVNIPATSEIVSAAMPVHANNVLSFVACLTISGVAVLLVL, from the exons ATGGACAAGCTGAATCTGCTTGAGAGCAAAATCAACGGCATCCACCAGGAAATACAGGACCTAGGCATCATGGATGAATTGCTTCACGAGAAAGAAATAGCCGCTCAACTGTACGCTGCCTCCGAGCAAAGGATAAAGAACTTGCACGATACCCTGCAAAACCGACTCCAGATAACTATCAACGGAACACTAGAGCCCGTCAGCCTCGCTCAAGTGTGGGTGGAAACGGTGTTGAGACAGGACTCGGAAGGCATGAACCAG GCCCTGAACAACATGCATGACATGGTAATGGGAACTATGACGGTGTTTGACGGCAAGTCCGTCGTTGAAACAATGGACGCTCTACTGAGGAAGCGAAATCACCCCAATGCCGCGGAGAAG CTGAAGAGAATCTGTGAATACATCATTGACCTCCAACTCTCCGGGTACGTTTCCTGGATCCTCGCCCTCAAGCAAAATGGGGAGATGGACAGGGCTAAAGAAGTCATGAATAGGGCGGACAACAAGCTGAGCAAACAAAGCTGCTTCATTGCACGCTTCTTCTACG GCTGGCCGGCGGGCACGTATGGTATCCCTATGCCATCCGGAGGGTGTCCTGGTGGGTCATCTAAGGCATTTGAGGATGGACACTACGAGTTTAAGGGACATGACAGTTTCCATTGGTCAGACCATCTGTATCTAAATGGAAGTCTCTCCAACAACGCAGTGAAGCAGGGAGTCTGCATAAAG ACAACTTCCAATAACAACGAGGAAAACTGGCCAAAAGGAAGCTACTGTATCTACAAACACGGGAACTGCCCAGcag GATCCATGTGGGGTCGCCTTGGGTTTCCCGGTGGTTCCACGACTGGAGTTGTGCCGGATGGCAGCGTGAGCGGTGACGGCATAAAGGTGGAGTTCTGCTGCCGGATTGACGGCTTTGCCTCCAACCCCATCCGCCTACCTGCCAGAGAATCATTGAAACTGTTTCGACTTGGAGGAGAGTGCCAGCAG GTTGACGGAGCGGATGTTCGTCAGGGATGGATTGTGTACAGAGGTAACGGACACAGGGCCGGCATGACACCAGATGATGATGGCGATGACGACAGTCACAAGCTCTACTACTGCTCCTACCGCGTACCCGGTTCCATCGTCAACATCCCGGCTACTTCAGAAATCGTCTCAGCTGCTATGCCTGTACACGCAAACAATGTGCTCAGCTTTGTTGCATGCCTCACCATCAGCGGTGTAGCTGTGCTATTAGTTCTGTGA